gatctgcaaagctctcattgctgcatgtggaggattttttgatgagaactctttgaagtagtttaagaagttctgaatctaatagtaatttttcacattattaatgtcctgactatacattgtgatcagttgaatgccactttggtgaataaaagtaccaatttctttccataagagcaaaatctgtacattattccaaactttttgccaccagtgtgtgtgtatatatatatacacacacacacactaccggtcaaaagttttgaaacacttgactgaaatgtttctcatgatcttaaaaatcttttgatctgaaggcgtatgcttaaatgtttgaaattaaatttgtagacaaaaatataattgtgccaccatattaatttatttcattataaaactaaaatttaatttaaattttttttttttgaaattgatgacttggaccaaataataaagaaaagcagccaataagtgcccaacatagatgggaactccttcaatactgtttaaaaatcatcccagggtgatacctcaagaagttggttgagaaaatgtcaagagttcatgtctgcaaattctagacaaagggtgactactttgaagatgctaaaatataacacagttttgatttattttggattttgtttagtcacaacataattcccatagttccatttatgttattccatagttttgatgactttactattattctaaaatgtgaagaaaaattataagaaagaatgagtgtttcaaaacttttgaccggtagtgtatattttttaaagaaattccacttgctttgatattttgttattgaaTACAATGATATTCATCATCATTATAAGTGTGACTTgagagtccaaatactttttggcacAACTGTATGTTATCCTCGGCTTAGAATGTGAATAAAAAACATGGTTTTTCATTAAACAACTCTTTCAAGTAAAGTCAATTTGATGAGTGAGAAAACACACAGGCCAAACGTATCATGTGTTCTGGTAACACCCTGTTGATAAGACAGAGCATTTAATTGAGCCAAGAAATCCATCCAAGAATTCCGCCACAAGATTTTATTTCAAAGTGGCAACTTTCTTCGATCTCAAAAGTATTGCCATCTTTACAGATAATATATAATCTCTTTTACTGtgtaaaaaaaacccaaaaaacttCCAAGCAGCTTTGCCTTCACATTCTGTAGTGTAAACTGTGCATCTTAATCATAAAGACTGCAATGGAACAGTTCAAACTCATCTGTTTATGTCCTTTTGCATAATAGGAATGAAAACTGTGGTAATTTCAATTCCGGTTGACAGTCACAGAAATTCCAAAGTCCACCTTCAATTGGTAGTGTAAAAACTGAAAAGTGCTTTTTACCTGCATGGACTTTCTAACGTGTTTGCCATTTCAAACGAGCCAGATTAGGTAGAAGAGTTCAAATAAATAGTTTAAAACTTGTAAAGTGCTTGTTACCGGTTAATGCGTTGCTGTGAGGCATTAACAAACAGCAGTCTCATATATTCTCTTACAGCATAATAGCATATctcttcaaaacattttttttataaagatatAAACTGAGCTTGTGCTGGTAGCgctgttaaagagatagttccacTCAAAAATCGGAATTTTGACATCacttgctcaccctcatgttgttccaaacccgtattactttttcttttattagtattagtcaccattcactgcatcttttttccatataatgaaagtgaaaggtgactgggGCACTAACATCTCTTTTAAGTCAAACAGATGAATGgttacagaactttcatttttggctgaactatgcctttaatattTGATCATTTAAGCTTCGCACTGTCATTTGGCAAAACAtgcagggagagagaaagagagagagacagaacatTCTTTGGGGAAGTACAAAAACTACCAGCAGCCAAGGAAATAGGCTAGCAAtaaactggtagatttttttttgttgcatatacagtatgttaatgaGATAtccttaatgtgtgtgtgtgtgtgtgtgtgggtgtgtgggtgtgtgtatgtgtgtgtgtgtgtgggggggggggggggggggggcaaagaAATCAAACTaacaaaagaaagggaaaaaaatgaaatacaaaaaaataggacTATTCCTTCAGCATCAAATGATAGAGACAGCTGCGATGATGAAAGCGTGTGGAATCCAGATGGCACATGGCTGTTCAGTTTACAATGGTCTCCCCTCCAGCGATACGACCACACTTCCTCCCAACTTTTCAGCCAGAGTTGAGCGGTCCTGAATGTCATCTAAACCATTAACCTGCCATTCGTGTTTGATACCTGAAAAAAATTAGGCACGACTGAACGTCACAATTCAAAATAACCCTTTTAGGGTGTTTCATCAACTTTCCTgtgaatttctagaaagtaaaatccagttaaaacatttttcacactatcACTAGTTTTTCAATTTGTCTGCTAACAGTGTCTAAATATGCATAAtattagatatttatttatttatttgaaagtcgTGAAAATTTCCATCactgtgtcatttccaccacatctgtAATTCATGTGTTTAAAAGAAATCTGTGATGTGAATGGcattttaaattgaataataaaaaaaaaaactatatataaaatgaccaaatcctttgtcttgctaaggctaatttcaaaggtaacattttatgtatcgtAAATACACACAATAACACTATTACACAATTTCACAAATATTGTGTATAATGTATTTGTGAAATTGCAATTACACAAATACtctaactttttttaaaaacttgatAGAAAAAatgttcacacaataaatattacaGTTGTTTACGTTTATTTTACTCTATTTTACTctatttagattatcatagttttaaacattttaaaattagtattttataatggggttctttttatagtttaatattgaaagtccgTGTATaggacaagactaaaacagtaaaatctatacataaacgGCATTCGAAAAGTACCAGAttaaatgatgaaggcatggtaaaaagtcagttttaatgtgaccttcatataacaaacagaaaaaaaagttgacatccgttcataaaaataaaaaaaaccctggACATGAAACTGCCTGAAGTTAAAGAAACTAatgattttcaaacaggtttcccaaacacttccaCCATCTgtcaaatatgtttgtataatgaaTACTCAATGCAATGTTCTACTGTGTACAGCTAGAATATACAGCAACCCTGTATTgtccaatcagcatccaggaccagagctatctattaaataaatatgcattgTGTGTATTCTTAGTGAATATGACAAGACTCACCTGTAAACTTCTTCTTAATGGCATCTTTAGAGCTAGCGTAGATCATCTTGCTTTTTAACGGTGCACCTTCAGGGGCCCTAACATTTTaacaaagcaattaaaaatgtatattcagtaaacataaaaaaagaaaaagaaaattgagTTTAGCTTAATGTAGTTTTAACTGCACATGTGTCCACAAAGACTCCATACCAAAATATAAATACCAAGTCTTCTTTCTTAGATTCTTTTGTCTCATAAGTAGCGTCATATAAGCCGTATCTGCAGTCGTTGAGAGGTAGGAGTTTTACGAAGCAGGCGTAGGGGTCATCGACGGTGTTTCCAATGTCTCCAACTAAGATCTGCTTGCCTTCCTCTACGACAATCTTCTTCTTGTCTTCACTGAGACAGAACAGCACGGCCTTCTTGCGCTTTTTTACCTCATCTGAGGTCGAGGACTTCCGTACTTTCATGTCATTGAAGACTTTGATGACTTCATCATTGACTGTGACACCAGAAGCCTGTTGATAAGAAGATGGTGAGATGAGTACAGATTAGTGATGGATGGTTGCGAAATATGTTGTTGAGATCTTAAAGTGATGGTTCActttataaataaaaagcacaaaagTAAAATGATTTAAGGAACTGACAtgcagctcttgccatacaaaaacaattaatGGTGAACaagagctgtcaagctccaataagaacaaaaacaccataaaagtagtccaaatgtcATTTTGGCATCAACGTTGATACACCATTTTTTAATCCTGGACACATGACCATGGGGTAGACGCAAACTTATTGGTTTATTATTgaacaatttatatttataatagtttatcagcaataatttatatttatatataaattagcaataatttatatttataatagatTATCAGCAATAATGTGTAATAGTTATAACTTAGCAATAATTTACAATAGCTATGGTTtagaaataatttatatttataaataaattagcaataattgatttttattaacaataatttatattaatatttgtttatcAGCAATAATTTATAATAGTTATAACTTAGCAATAATTTATAATActtagcaaaaatgtatatttataaataaattagcaataatttatatttataaatatttgagcaATAATCTATATTTATAATAGTTTATCaccaataatatataatagtTACAACATAGAAATAATTTATAACAGCTATGACTTAgcaatcatttatatgtataaataaattagCAATAACTtatatttattggaaataatgtatatttataataGTTTAATAGCAATATTTTATAATAGTTATTActtaacaataatttatatttattagaaataatttatatttataatagttCATCAGCAATAatctataatatttataaattatcaataaattatacttattaacaataatttatatttataaaataaattatcaataatttatatttattagcaATAAGTTATATTTATAATAGTTTATCagcattcatttatatttataagcACAAATTTATATTTATGATAGTTTATCATAATTTATAAGCTTATCAGTAAGATTATCAGTGggaaaagacttaaatttaagtctgtttctcacataaaCATATTGTATGGTTTCATAAAGCTTGCAATATTGTGCAATTTAACTTTGTATGGAgtaattttattaaagttttatggtgcttttttgttgttgtcttttttAGAGATTGAAAGCCATAGCTACTATGAACTGTTGATGTATGGTAGGAGCTGAATAAAGACAGTTCATCAAAAACTCTCCTTTTATGGTCTACaaacaaaataacagcatacaggtttggaacaacataagggtgagtaaatgatgacagcattttcatttttgggtgaactatccctttaacagagtttgtgcatttcaattttaaatattttccagaaggaTGGCCAAACTCTAAGCATTTCAGTATTTCAAAACCAATATCATGATACATACAGTATCCATAGTAAACAACATCTACTGTATGAACACACTATACATTATTAAAAGTAACAAGCCATCACATTTGGATCACCTCATTGGCATTGACTGATCATAAACCCTGACTCATGTACATGCTGTGCATAGCCAGCTGGTCTGTCACAACAGTTAGAATCTTTCAATACGCATCGAAAATGGACTGCAAAGGCCAAGTAATAGTGGGGTGCCTGGGGCAAGGTACAACTACGAGAGCTCCTCCTGTGAACTTTTTTAAAAGACTCTTAGTTTTAATGATCAGTGACACTTCACTCCCAAAACACTCAACACAAGGAGGCCCTCAGATGTTTCTTTTTAGAGTTTTAGTGCATTAATCTGTTGAATCGAATGAgatcttaaaattttttttattaagcagAATGCACCCCACTGTATATGGCAAGGCATTTTAACATTGATTCCTCAGAACTTACTGGTAACTATTTTAAAGTTACTAGCATGTATTTTTAGCTTCTAGTATCTATTCCAAAAGCAACTGGTATCTATTTCAGTTTTACTGGTAACTATTCATTACACAtccaagtatttatttattagataGTATATATTCCTATATTTACCAGTAGGCCTACTTattgaatacaaaaataatacatatttatttatatttagttaCCACTAAATGACTATGTAAATACAATTTTACTTGTAACAGCTCATTAGATTCAAGTATCCTCCTTATTCTTTAGTTACTAGTAGAACTTCTTTTTTTACTCATAATTTGTAATGACTAGTCAAAATGTCAGAGGCTAATAGATAATATCCGAAACAGAGCACCACAGAAATAAATGGCAAAAATGTGCAATTTGTCACCAGTAACAATTAAGCAGATCTTTATATCAAATGTGGTATCCATTTAAATAGATAATAATCACTATCGGAACAGTTACTAGTGTCATAAGTAAGTGGTATTTAATAAGTATTGGTATAGATAGTAGTACAGTTAATATAGGAGTACTAACTAAAGTTGAtctgttcattaaaatgtttaaatcccATACACTGTGATCTATATTTCTATGTTTAATCAAATGCTGCACTAATGTTAGTAATAGATATCTATCAAGAACCTCTGCAACACTTATGAAAAATAATCAAAGATATaattaaatgaaacatttaaaataaggaaaaatatgaatgaaaaataaaacctaaaaataaccatttgaaaacgttctgtataagttcttattaggttgtcacaaCAACCTTCCTGCAACGTTCTGTGAATGCTAGTTTATGGTAATTAATATATaactaaaaaataacaattagagaacgttctgtatgtCCTtgttaggttgtcacacaaaaaacacactgcaacgttctgggaaaaTTTGTTTATAGTTgtcaaaataaaacctaaaaataaccattacatTACGCTCTGTATAAGTTCTTATTAGACTGTTATACAAAagcctccctgcaacgttctgggaacgttagtttatggtaaTTAAAATAGAACTTAAAAATTATCATTACAGAACTGTATAAGTTCTTATTAGACTGTCATACAAAAACCTCTCTGCAACATTCTGGAAACGTTAGTATATGGTTattaaaataaaacctaaaaataaccattatagAATGTTCTATGTAAGTTCTTATTAGATGGTtatacaaaaacctccctgcaacattctgggaacgttagtttatggtatAAAAATacaggaaacaaataaaataaatacatttaacccAAAGAAAATGTTCCTAGaacgttaggaattggttcccaaaaaataaccaaataGGAACCATACGCTAACGTTAAtggaacgttctgtgtttgcagAGAACAAAAGAATGATATTAGTATAATGAATAAGTACTGACAATTACGGAAATAGATGGTAGTCACTATTGGGAAAGTTACTGGTAACCAAAGAATAAGTACAGCTAAATTTAAAGCAAGTTACTAGTAAGTTTTGATGAACGTGTCTGCCAAGCAGCTTGACTCACTGCGCAGGCGCACAGACGTGTACTGAGCAGCTGGCGTAGAGCTGTCTCTCTTTCATTATGGCCAGCTAAACCTTTTTGAATCATGAACAAATATCCGAGCTCACTCCCCAACACACATAAGAGCCATCTCACACATTGAAAATGTTTATACTGCTCTGATCAAACGCGTTTGTGTCCGTCACTACTGTAGCGCTCGCCCTCAGAAACAGTTATTTCTCGTGCGTAAAAGTTGGAGAAGCCGTTCCCTCGGAGTGATTACCGTTATAAAGCAGGCTAAAAATTAGCTTAAAATGGCCGCCTCGGGCTATAGGCCTGAGCTATACATTTATCGCAAGTTAAAACTTATTTAATgaacgaaaaaaaataaaataaaataaaataaaacaagccGAATAAAACATATTTCTCAAGCGGAGCGCATACCATCACTGATCCCGCAGTTGCCGCATAAACAATCCAGCCGGAGCTGAACAACGTGACAGTCACCGAGCAGAAGTTTCACACAAAGATGAAGTTTAGAATAAGATCTAATATGATTCAAGAACGAACTATAGTGAATGTGCAAGGAAAGACCTGTGCTCACCATGCTGCCCGCTGCTTGTTGTGATGAATCAATGCACGATTATTTTCTTGGTACTTCAATCTGGGAATTTGAACAGCCGagacagtgtgtgagtgtgtgtgtgtgtgtgtgtgtgtgtgagagagagagagagagagagagagagagagagcgagagagagagaaagtgtgtgtgtgtgtgtgtgtgagagagagagagagagagaaagtgtgtgtgttagtgtgtgtgtgtgtgtgtgtgagagagagcgagagaaaatgtgtgtgtgtgtgagagagagagagagagaaagtgtgtgtgtgtgtgtgtgtgagagagagagaaagcgagagagtgtgtgtgtgtgcgcgcgagagagagagagagagagagtgtgtgtgtgtgtgcgcgcgagagagagaaagcgagagtgtgtgtgtgtgtgtgtgtgtgtgagagagagagagagagtgtgtgcgcgcgcgagagagagagagagagagtgtgtgtgtgtgtgtgagagagagagagagagagagtgtgtgcgcgagagagagagagaaagcgagagtgtgtgtgtgtgtgtgagagagagagaaagcgagagtgtgtgtgtgtgcgcgcgcgagagtgtgtgtgtgtgtgagagagagagtgtgtgtgtgagagagagagtgtatgtgtgtgtgtgcgcgcgagagagagagtgtgtgtgtgtgtgagagagagagagaaagcgagtgtgtgtgtgtgcgcgcgcgcgagagagagtgtgtgtgtgtgtgcgcgcgcgcgagagagtgtgtgtgtgtgtgtgtgcgcgcgcgagagagagagtgtgtgtgtgtgtgcgtgagagagagagagagagagagagagtgtatgtgtgtgcgcgaaagagattgtatgtgtgtgtgtgcgcgagagagagagagtgtgtgtgtgtgagagagagagagagaaagagagagagagtgtgtgtgagagagagagagagaaagagagagagagagagagtgtgtgtgtgtgagagagagagagagtgtgtgtgtgagagagagagagagaaagagagagagagagagagtgtgtgtgtgtgtgcgcgcgcgagaGAGAGACCACTGCACAGCCGCAGTGAAGACTGGTCGAGCATATGCACTGTCACTGAGTGTCTTTTTTTGTTGATGGGACAGATGGCACTGAAATgaacaaaaatgccaccaaagatgtcttgttaaatgtttattcttTTCTATTCCATTCTTAATGTTTGATATATTTATTACCACAATTTTTTGTTTACCTTTTGTTAGTTGAATTAATGTTTTTGCAATACTGtgtaaaataaatcacatgtataAAGTAAATTGAAACTGAATATAGATGGGCATTGGGCAATATGAATGAAGTATATCATTGTACTGtaataaccagtgttgggtaagttactctaaaaaagtaattaattactaactactaattacatcttctacagtgtaattagatttcTGTACTACTCTGtcttgaaaagtaattgcattacttattactaattactttctaaaacccttatcaacctcgaccagatgaaaaatacaaggatagaaatgaaattgttcttttaattctttcaaataaatcatataaaatcaaataaattatgaactggccaaagaatttaagggggctgcattaaattaaaaaacatatattttaacattaacattacatATTTCAGACTAGTTGAATGCGTATTGATCGGTTAAGCTTTGTTGATGTCATTGATGAAGGAAAGCTATTAAAGTGTTGCcacaaaattacttttaaagggatagttcaccccccaaaattttttttaattactcacccgtatgccatctcagatgtgtatgacttcctttcatctgctgaactcaaatgaagatttttagaagaattttggaccatacaatgcaagtgaatgggtgccaaaatttgaagctccataaaaaaacataaatcataaatcacataaatcagcataaaaacaatccataagactccactggttaaatgcatgtcttcagaagcgatctgataggtgtgggcgagaaacagattaatatttaagtattttttttatactaGAAATTCTTATCCCTTCTCagttaatctccactttaactttcatgttcttcttgtgtttttggcaattcacattcttcatgcatatcgccccctgctgggcagggagaagaatttctagtaaaaacagacttaaaaatgtatccgtttctcacccacacccatcatatca
This Myxocyprinus asiaticus isolate MX2 ecotype Aquarium Trade chromosome 20, UBuf_Myxa_2, whole genome shotgun sequence DNA region includes the following protein-coding sequences:
- the LOC127411520 gene encoding cofilin-2-like, producing the protein MASGVTVNDEVIKVFNDMKVRKSSTSDEVKKRKKAVLFCLSEDKKKIVVEEGKQILVGDIGNTVDDPYACFVKLLPLNDCRYGLYDATYETKESKKEDLVFIFWAPEGAPLKSKMIYASSKDAIKKKFTGIKHEWQVNGLDDIQDRSTLAEKLGGSVVVSLEGRPL